In Cyanobacteriota bacterium, a single genomic region encodes these proteins:
- a CDS encoding glycosyl transferase family 2 — protein QFYGELMSKKHKRLAPYDGLLYCALYSVFVSLTQLLIRRSLVDRVGLFRSDWGSMGDFEWGMRSTLVCNTLHLPETLATWRIHDHQATAITNPSSSKFREKFCEMIIAALPILKIRHPELFARLNQQRLLFPYRLEQFTLGLAEQCHVLARLLFIVKFLLLRPDIVGMVWQQRLFKQGVMQTYDRYSYIRAELKRLDIGECIQVLDA, from the coding sequence CCCAGTTCTATGGGGAACTCATGAGCAAAAAACACAAGCGTCTAGCGCCCTATGACGGGCTGCTATATTGTGCTCTCTATAGTGTATTTGTGTCACTTACACAGCTCTTGATTCGTCGATCGCTGGTTGATCGCGTCGGCCTCTTTCGATCGGATTGGGGATCCATGGGTGATTTTGAGTGGGGGATGCGATCAACTCTAGTTTGCAATACCCTGCATTTGCCAGAAACGTTAGCCACTTGGCGCATTCATGACCATCAAGCAACAGCCATCACCAATCCATCGTCTTCTAAGTTCCGGGAAAAATTCTGTGAGATGATTATTGCGGCATTGCCAATCCTCAAAATCCGTCACCCAGAATTGTTTGCCCGGTTAAACCAGCAGCGCCTCCTGTTTCCCTATCGGCTAGAGCAATTTACGTTGGGGTTAGCCGAGCAGTGCCATGTCTTGGCAAGACTCTTGTTCATAGTGAAATTTCTACTCCTACGACCCGATATTGTGGGGATGGTTTGGCAACAGCGTTTATTCAAACAAGGTGTTATGCAAACCTACGATCGTTATAGCTACATCCGTGCTGAATTGAAGCGTCTTGATATTGGTGAGTGTATTCAGGTGTTAGACGCATGA